One Gossypium hirsutum isolate 1008001.06 chromosome A11, Gossypium_hirsutum_v2.1, whole genome shotgun sequence genomic window carries:
- the LOC107892094 gene encoding RING-H2 finger protein ATL78 gives MSISIPTQVLQGLLGEFHSRRLLLTPTTASPPSSEIHHNSSDLYTRNNSFDANIVMVLSVLLCALICSLGLNSIIRCALRCSSLIASESGATTSSRLANKGVKRKALKTFPTVNYSADLKLPGLDSECIICLSDFTAGDRVRLLPKCNHGFHVRCIDKWLSAHSSCPKCRHCLVDTCQKIVGCTQASSSEPPPVQETILSIITPVDREGFIHSYR, from the coding sequence ATGTCCATATCCATACCCACTCAAGTTCTTCAAGGTTTGCTTGGAGAATTCCACTCTAGAAGGTTGTTGCTTACACCGACTACAGCATCTCCTCCAAGCTCTGAGATCCACCACAATTCTTCGGATCTGTACACCCGTAATAACAGCTTCGATGCCAACATTGTTATGGTTCTATCAGTCCTCTTGTGTGCCCTTATTTGCTCACTTGGACTCAATTCCATCATCAGGTGTGCATTAAGGTGCTCGAGTTTAATAGCCTCAGAATCCGGAGCCACCACCTCTAGTCGGTTAGCAAACAAAGGGGTCAAGAGAAAAGCCTTGAAGACCTTTCCAACAGTAAACTACTCTGCGGACTTGAAGCTGCCCGGCTTGGACTCTGAGTGCATCATATGTCTATCCGATTTTACAGCAGGTGACCGCGTGCGACTTCTACCTAAGTGCAACCATGGGTTCCATGTCCGGTGCATTGATAAGTGGCTAAGCGCCCATTCATCTTGCCCCAAATGCAGGCACTGCCTGGTCGACACATGCCAAAAGATTGTTGGGTGTACTCAGGCAAGTTCGTCGGAACCTCCTCCGGTGCAAGAAACCATATTGTCTATAATAACTCCGGTAGATCGCGAAGGTTTCATACATAGCTATAGGTGA